The Terriglobales bacterium genomic interval TGGCCGCGCATGACGGTCCAGGACAACCTGCGCATGGGCGCTTATCCCCGGAATCTGCGCAAGGGCGCCGACCAAAGCCTGGTTCGCGTGTACGATCTATTTCCCCGCCTCAAGGAGCGCCGCCATCAACTGGCCGGGACCTTGTCAGGCGGCGAACAGCAGATGTGCGCCATTGGCCGCGGGCTCATGGCCGAACCCGAACTGCTCCTGCTCGATGAGCCTTCGCTTGGCCTGGCTCCCAAACTGGTGGACGAAATCTTCGGACATGTCGAACAGATCCGTAAAGAAGGGGTCACCATTCTTCTGGTCGCGCAGAACGTCAGCTATGCGCTGCAGATGTCGGAGACCGCCTATCTCATGGAAACGGGCCGCATCACCCTATCGGGTTCCAGTAAATCACTGATCAACAATAAGTACGTTCGCGACGCCTACGTCGGCAAAACCTAAAGGCTAGCGCTGAGTGGCGAACGGGTGCTTTGGGATCAGCCAGCGTCAATCGGCAATCGATATTCGGAAATGCTCTTCCAGCATTCTGCCGCCACCAACCACCAGCGCCTGCCGCCCGACTCATGCGTTCCTAAGGATCGACAACCCGGATTAGTCCTTTCGGGTCACGATACTTTCCTGCCTCTACTCAGTAAATCTTCTTAGAAATCCTAGGGCCCCGCACCGATTCGCGCAGGTTGCTGCTCAGCTTACTCTCAATCCCGCGCACCACCATTTTCAGCAAGCGGAGGTTTCCTTTTGCGAACCGTTTCGACCCTCTGCACGACCCTCTTGGCTCTATTTGTGCTGCTCGGCGCTGCGCCAACTTCGTCCGCATCGGTCACGGTGAACGTGACTTCCCCAACCAACGTCGGCACCTCGTTCACCCTCCAAGCCAGCGCCAGCTCTTCAAGTATTGTTACCGGGTGGATGGTTTATGTGGACGGCAACGATGCCTGGACAACTCCCGGTCCGACCTCAAGCATTTCGGCGCCGCTCAACGTCAGCGCGGGCTCTCATGCCGTGGCCGTTCGCGCTTGGGATAGCACCGGCGCATTCGGCACGGCCTACGTCACCCTCAACGCGTCCGCCTCCAACCCGACCCCGAGCAGCGGCGGCGTTACGGTAAGCGTTCAGTCGCCGGGCAACGGCTCGACCCCGGCCAGCCCCGTGACATTCCAGGCCAGCGCCACCAGCCCCAACGGAATCGCCGGCTGGGTCATCTACGTAG includes:
- a CDS encoding ABC transporter ATP-binding protein; its protein translation is MPDPPANDVMLSVEHLAAGYGAVQVLWDVSLSVPRGQIVTVIGSNGAGKTTTLNTIIGVIKSKGGRLLFKGEDITQLLTHERVKRHIGLVPEGRQLWPRMTVQDNLRMGAYPRNLRKGADQSLVRVYDLFPRLKERRHQLAGTLSGGEQQMCAIGRGLMAEPELLLLDEPSLGLAPKLVDEIFGHVEQIRKEGVTILLVAQNVSYALQMSETAYLMETGRITLSGSSKSLINNKYVRDAYVGKT